DNA from Drosophila busckii strain San Diego stock center, stock number 13000-0081.31 chromosome 2R, ASM1175060v1, whole genome shotgun sequence:
CGACAAgtctataataaatttattgttttcgaTCTTGagatttgaaaaataatagttaAGCATTAGAGCTGGCGCACGTAGCCTAAGCTCAGCGCCGTCTATAATTTCTGGCTGCTTGcggtttttaaattttacagcaAAATAGTAATTGGCCTCATTTctaaaagcagcaagcacCGCATCCGGCTTCAGGCCACGTATGAAGCCATTATTTGGAGTCACCATAGGTAAACTATGCTTAACAACTTTTTCCAAATGTTTCACTATAAAGTCCTTGGTATCGACGTTGTCATTTCTGCGTGTGGCAGGAGCATCAGTCACGGGATTTTTGCGAGGTCGTCCCTGTAAATAGGATAagtgtttataaaaattataagaaataatGGGTAGAAAGAAAAAGAACTTACGCGCTTTTTGGGCTCAGCTGGTATAGCTGGTATTTTAAATTCTGTTgtttgattataaataaaatgtgtaaattaaatataacaaatttttaattgattttagtGCAACTCTAAGCGAATCGCTTACCAGGCGTCGCTGGCGACTGTTTCACTTGCTTATTCTTAGGCATTTTAGCTACAAACTTCAACTGttagttttgattttcatttatacaatttatatgtgCACAAATTTTCTTACCAAGCGCTCAATGCTGACACAGctcaaaatatgaaaagcaaagaGTTGCTCTGACAAAATTTGACATTTGTGGCAAAGCTGCCTCATTATCGATACATGTGGCGGCagcgcatatttttttttagcaacaaactgcagctgcataaaaataaatttaaatacttaaatatatataaataaatgtaatccAGCTGAGGTAGGAGACTCAATTTTgtaacaacatttattttgatttttagcacACCCTGTagcttatattaattttaccTGGATTTGGAATAATTtctcatattatttttttattttattttattgaagtCTACGCTACAGCTTAAATCTGCAGCCATTTTAAAACCATTAAAGGCTTAgcctgcttgccacacaatgtggcacacatacataaatgtgGCAA
Protein-coding regions in this window:
- the LOC108595866 gene encoding uncharacterized protein LOC108595866, translated to MPKNKQVKQSPATPEFKIPAIPAEPKKRGRPRKNPVTDAPATRRNDNVDTKDFIVKHLEKVVKHSLPMVTPNNGFIRGLKPDAVLAAFRNEANYYFAVKFKNRKQPEIIDGAELRLRAPALMLNYYFSNLKIENNKFIIDLSLITKRSKK